ATTTTTTGTTGAGCATGCTCATTCATTGTGTCTGTAATGGTGTTTGTAGATACAACCCCTAAAATTAAAACAGGAATTATTGCGATGATTATTGAGAGTATTATCAATTTAGTCCTTAGTTTTTTAAAATTTAAGATTTTGGTCGGCATAAACTACACCACAGTATTTAGTATTTTTTCTATTTTTTCCAATAGTTCTTTTTTTTCAAAAGGCTTCACAATGATATCATTTACCCTTTTTTCATGGACTTTTTTGAGATTCTCTATGTGGGTGTTGGCAGTGAATACTATCACAGGAATAGGTTTCCAATTTTCATTTTTTCTAATTTTGTCAAGAACTTCCCATCCATCTATTTCTGGCATCATAATATCCAAAATTATTAAGTCAGGATTCTCCTTCATACGTTCCAATGCCTCAAATCCATCACAT
The Methanotorris formicicus Mc-S-70 DNA segment above includes these coding regions:
- a CDS encoding response regulator, producing the protein MPKILVIEDEEDILNLIKIILEIQGYEVLTACDGFEALERMKENPDLIILDIMMPEIDGWEVLDKIRKNENWKPIPVIVFTANTHIENLKKVHEKRVNDIIVKPFEKKELLEKIEKILNTVV